The Paenibacillus sp. RUD330 genome has a segment encoding these proteins:
- a CDS encoding sugar phosphate nucleotidyltransferase, which yields MKLVLLSGGSGKRLWPLSNDLRSKQFLKVLEDEEGSRVSMVQRVWGQIEAAGFGGSGYIATGSSQTELIRSQLGPDVPMIVEPARRDTFPAIALAAAYLFSVEGVGLDETVAVLPVDPYVEERFFETVASLDGVLRNTGADLALIGVKPSYPSEKYGYIVPEQPASPGDESFRVGGFREKPSVEAAAGLMEQGALWNCGVFAFRLDYMLAIMESKGIPLVYDQLAQEYSSLESISFDYEVVERARNIAAVAYDGYWKDLGTWNTLTEEMRDPKMGRGIVSGDCVNTHLINETDIPVTVLGLSNIVVAASPDGILVTEKGASTRLKEFIGHDQRPMYEERRWGWVRVLDDSLYADGTCVLTKRVGIGSSQSIGYRLHQHREEVWTIVKGEGEFICNGTYMQVKAGNVLHIPMKTLHGIRATSDLEFISVQTGRHEQENYIMELYSSWEEIQQNCMRA from the coding sequence ATGAAGCTCGTTCTTTTGTCCGGAGGCTCCGGCAAGCGGCTGTGGCCGCTTTCCAACGATCTGAGATCCAAGCAGTTCCTGAAGGTTCTGGAAGATGAGGAGGGCTCGCGAGTTTCCATGGTCCAGCGCGTATGGGGGCAGATCGAGGCGGCCGGCTTCGGCGGCTCCGGTTATATCGCCACCGGCAGCAGCCAGACGGAGCTCATCCGCAGCCAGCTCGGACCGGATGTGCCGATGATCGTCGAGCCGGCCCGCAGGGACACGTTCCCCGCGATCGCTCTCGCGGCCGCATACCTGTTCTCCGTCGAGGGAGTAGGCCTGGACGAGACGGTAGCGGTTCTGCCGGTCGATCCTTATGTCGAGGAGAGGTTCTTCGAGACGGTGGCCAGCCTGGACGGCGTGCTCAGGAACACAGGCGCGGACCTCGCTCTGATCGGGGTGAAGCCGAGCTATCCGTCCGAGAAATACGGCTACATCGTGCCGGAGCAGCCGGCTTCGCCGGGAGACGAATCGTTCCGCGTGGGCGGCTTCCGCGAGAAGCCATCCGTAGAAGCGGCGGCCGGCCTCATGGAGCAGGGTGCCCTCTGGAACTGCGGCGTCTTCGCATTCCGGCTGGACTATATGCTCGCCATCATGGAATCCAAGGGCATTCCGCTCGTCTACGACCAGCTCGCCCAGGAATACTCCAGCCTCGAGAGCATCAGCTTCGATTATGAGGTCGTGGAGCGGGCGCGCAACATCGCGGCGGTCGCCTACGACGGCTACTGGAAGGATCTCGGCACCTGGAACACGCTGACCGAGGAGATGCGGGATCCCAAGATGGGGCGCGGCATCGTCAGCGGAGACTGCGTGAATACGCATCTGATCAATGAAACGGACATTCCCGTCACCGTGCTCGGCCTCTCGAACATCGTCGTCGCCGCCAGCCCGGACGGCATTCTCGTCACCGAAAAAGGAGCCAGCACGAGGCTGAAGGAATTCATCGGCCACGATCAGCGGCCCATGTACGAGGAACGCCGCTGGGGCTGGGTCCGGGTTCTCGACGACAGCCTGTATGCAGACGGAACCTGCGTGCTGACCAAGCGCGTCGGCATCGGCAGCAGCCAGAGCATCGGGTACCGGCTGCATCAGCATCGGGAGGAAGTATGGACGATCGTCAAGGGCGAGGGAGAGTTCATCTGCAACGGCACCTACATGCAGGTGAAGGCAGGGAATGTGCTGCATATCCCGATGAAGACGCTGCATGGCATCCGCGCCACGAGCGATCTCGAATTCATCTCGGTCCAGACCGGCCGCCATGAGCAGGAGAACTACATCATGGAGCTGTACAGCAGCTGGGAGGAAATCCAGCAGAACTGCATGAGAGCGTAG
- a CDS encoding glycosyltransferase family 4 protein — MSKPRIVFVINYFYPDYASTGQLLTELCLHLQHDFDITVIAQQPGYAGEKKDAKAARFAEDRLENITILRIRLPEVDKRSKASRLKYIASYFFHAVRLLLRQRKVDFIYTISQPPVLGGLIGTIGKLVKRAKHIYNIQDFNPEQAQAVGFMNHPLIHRTALELDKLNCRLSDHIITVGQDMKETLERRFAGRRVPAHTVINNWTDEQDIVPLRRDDPGVAAFLREHGLEDKFVVMYSGNLGLYYDLENLIRIAPQFRQMSDLMFVFIGEGAVKPLMEQFVAEHGLDNVLFLPYQPKDRLRYSLNAADVHLVVNQKGIKGVSVPSKIYGVMAAGKAVMGVLEEGSEAHRLIMESGCGSSSEPQRYGDAARQLTELYAMGRGELSRRGLAGRAYLERHLRRSLSLEKYRQLLLSLYGSGGRRGRRVRVAPAPLAELRRTTAESGAASRAEPAGR, encoded by the coding sequence GTGAGCAAGCCGCGCATCGTTTTCGTCATCAATTACTTTTATCCCGACTATGCCTCGACCGGCCAGCTGCTGACGGAGCTGTGCCTGCATCTGCAGCATGACTTCGACATTACGGTCATCGCGCAGCAGCCGGGCTACGCCGGCGAGAAGAAGGACGCCAAGGCGGCCCGCTTCGCCGAGGACCGGCTGGAGAACATCACCATCCTGCGGATCCGCCTGCCGGAGGTGGACAAGCGCAGCAAGGCAAGCCGCCTCAAGTACATCGCCTCCTATTTCTTCCATGCGGTACGGCTGCTGCTGCGCCAGCGCAAGGTCGACTTCATCTATACGATCTCGCAGCCTCCCGTTCTGGGCGGGCTGATCGGCACTATCGGCAAGCTGGTCAAGCGGGCCAAGCATATCTACAACATCCAGGACTTCAATCCCGAGCAGGCGCAGGCGGTCGGCTTCATGAACCATCCGCTGATCCACCGGACCGCGCTGGAGCTCGACAAGCTGAACTGCCGCCTGTCGGATCACATCATTACGGTCGGACAGGACATGAAGGAGACGCTGGAGCGCCGGTTTGCCGGACGCCGGGTGCCGGCGCATACCGTCATCAACAACTGGACGGACGAGCAGGACATCGTACCTCTGCGGCGGGACGATCCCGGCGTGGCCGCATTCCTGCGGGAGCACGGACTGGAGGACAAATTCGTCGTCATGTACTCCGGCAACCTGGGCCTCTACTACGACCTTGAGAATCTGATCCGCATCGCGCCGCAATTCCGGCAGATGTCGGACCTGATGTTCGTGTTCATCGGAGAGGGAGCGGTCAAGCCGCTCATGGAGCAGTTCGTCGCGGAGCATGGGCTCGACAACGTGCTCTTCCTCCCTTATCAGCCGAAGGACAGGCTCCGCTACTCGCTGAACGCGGCCGACGTGCATCTGGTCGTCAATCAGAAGGGCATCAAGGGCGTGTCCGTTCCGAGCAAGATCTACGGCGTCATGGCTGCGGGAAAAGCAGTCATGGGCGTCCTGGAGGAAGGCAGCGAAGCCCATCGCCTGATTATGGAAAGCGGGTGCGGCAGCTCGTCGGAGCCGCAGCGTTACGGAGATGCGGCGCGCCAGCTCACGGAGCTGTACGCGATGGGACGCGGGGAGCTGTCGAGGCGAGGGCTCGCCGGAAGAGCTTACCTCGAGCGCCATCTGCGGCGCAGCCTCTCGCTGGAGAAGTACCGGCAGCTGCTGCTCTCGCTGTATGGCAGCGGCGGACGGCGCGGGCGCCGGGTCCGCGTCGCTCCGGCCCCGCTCGCCGAGCTGCGGCGGACGACGGCCGAGAGCGGAGCGGCGAGCCGGGCGGAGCCGGCGGGACGCTGA
- a CDS encoding WcaF family extracellular polysaccharide biosynthesis acetyltransferase, translating into MNRIRLDRYNQDGYSRGRSGPVVLLWWLVQGSLFRYSLHPMYGWRRFLLRLFGARIGSGVQIRSTARFTYPWKISIGDCSWVGDDAEFYSLDEIKVGSHCVVSQRSYLCTGSHDIGDTSFGLITKPVVIRDGAWIASDVFVYPGVTVGTMAVAAARSTVTRSIPDGEVHAGTPAAFVKRRFAEEAADNAGGSAAVADSGLPPRHSGHAGRSAG; encoded by the coding sequence ATGAACCGCATCCGCCTGGATCGGTACAACCAGGACGGGTACTCCCGGGGCCGCAGCGGTCCCGTCGTGCTGCTCTGGTGGCTCGTGCAGGGAAGCCTGTTCCGCTATTCGCTGCATCCGATGTACGGCTGGAGAAGGTTCCTGCTCCGCCTGTTCGGAGCCCGCATCGGCAGCGGCGTCCAGATCCGCTCCACGGCCCGCTTCACCTATCCGTGGAAGATCAGCATCGGAGACTGCTCCTGGGTCGGCGACGACGCCGAGTTCTACAGCCTCGATGAAATCAAGGTCGGCAGCCACTGCGTCGTCTCGCAGCGCAGCTATCTGTGCACCGGCTCGCATGACATCGGGGATACGAGCTTCGGCCTCATCACCAAGCCGGTCGTCATCCGCGACGGAGCCTGGATCGCCAGCGACGTCTTCGTCTATCCCGGCGTCACGGTCGGCACGATGGCGGTCGCCGCGGCCCGCAGCACCGTAACCCGGAGCATTCCGGACGGAGAGGTGCATGCCGGCACGCCGGCCGCATTCGTGAAGCGCCGATTCGCGGAGGAAGCTGCGGACAACGCTGGGGGCAGCGCGGCCGTCGCCGACAGCGGGCTGCCGCCGAGACATAGCGGTCATGCGGGCAGAAGCGCCGGATAG
- a CDS encoding glycosyltransferase: MKILHVIANLAPRYGGPAKAGLEMAAVLAAKGHEVTIFTTNQDGDGVLDVPVDTPVVKNGVTIRYFPVIQPKFWRTSPAMALALNKEIPKFDIVHIHSLYLFHGMAAGHFARKHGVPYIVRPHGTLDPVMYARHRGRKRIMETLFENRNIRLADALHYTTEEELVLAKPYVHGSSGFVVPNGVNTSEYADLPMKGSFRRGYRLLDGKRMLLFFSRINFKKGLDILVEAFREIHRRHPDTVLVVTGPDDENYGQKVKEWLAKADLSDFVIFTGMLTGRDKLAVLRDADVFILPSYTENFGIAVVEAMACEVPVVISDKVNIWREVVQEGAGRAVPCDPGKVAEAVSEILSHPELGAEMGRQGKQLVEKYYEWSQVGAQLEQEYRQLIGKSGRQQAERSAGAALEMTR, from the coding sequence ATGAAAATCCTGCATGTCATCGCAAATCTGGCCCCCCGTTACGGAGGGCCGGCCAAGGCCGGGCTGGAGATGGCCGCTGTGCTGGCGGCCAAAGGACATGAAGTGACGATCTTCACCACCAACCAGGACGGCGACGGCGTCCTTGACGTGCCCGTGGATACGCCGGTCGTTAAAAACGGGGTGACGATACGCTATTTCCCGGTCATCCAGCCAAAATTCTGGAGAACCTCACCGGCGATGGCGCTTGCGTTGAACAAGGAAATTCCGAAGTTCGACATCGTCCATATCCATTCGCTGTACCTGTTCCACGGCATGGCCGCAGGGCATTTCGCCCGCAAGCACGGCGTGCCTTACATCGTGCGGCCGCACGGCACGCTCGATCCGGTCATGTATGCCAGGCACCGCGGCCGCAAGCGGATCATGGAGACGCTGTTCGAGAACCGCAACATCAGACTCGCCGACGCCCTCCACTACACGACGGAGGAGGAGCTGGTGCTTGCCAAGCCTTATGTCCATGGCAGCTCCGGCTTCGTCGTTCCGAACGGCGTCAACACCTCCGAATACGCGGACCTTCCGATGAAGGGATCCTTCCGCCGCGGCTACCGCCTGCTCGACGGCAAGAGGATGCTTCTGTTCTTCAGCCGCATCAACTTCAAGAAGGGTCTCGACATCCTGGTCGAAGCCTTCCGCGAAATCCATCGTCGCCATCCGGATACGGTGCTTGTGGTGACAGGCCCGGACGACGAGAACTATGGCCAGAAGGTCAAGGAATGGCTGGCCAAGGCGGACTTAAGCGACTTCGTCATCTTCACGGGGATGCTGACCGGCAGGGACAAGCTTGCCGTGCTCCGGGATGCGGATGTCTTCATCCTCCCTTCTTATACGGAGAATTTCGGCATCGCGGTTGTAGAGGCGATGGCCTGCGAAGTGCCGGTCGTCATCTCGGACAAGGTCAACATTTGGCGCGAGGTCGTGCAGGAAGGCGCCGGACGCGCCGTTCCATGCGATCCGGGGAAGGTAGCGGAGGCGGTATCGGAAATTTTGAGCCATCCGGAGCTTGGAGCCGAAATGGGCCGTCAGGGCAAGCAGCTCGTGGAGAAATATTACGAGTGGAGCCAGGTTGGCGCGCAATTGGAGCAGGAATACCGGCAGCTGATCGGCAAGAGCGGACGGCAACAGGCAGAACGCTCTGCCGGCGCCGCTCTGGAGATGACGAGATGA
- a CDS encoding glycosyltransferase family 4 protein: MKPLVLLSDAYGGHGGIAKFNRDLLTSLSSYPGLREATAIPRLMPFPPEPIPSNLSYVTDGLGGKGRYLSAVLRSVLGRARKSDLIVCGHINLLPFAVLAKKLTGAKLALVIHGIDAWDPVTRKGTSYSLRQVDAVIAVSKLTLDRFQGWAGLESVPSFVLPNSFEPGLFVPGPAPEGLLGRYGLQRSDRILMTLGRLAGEQRRKGFDEVLEAMPSLLRDEPSLKYLIVGDGADRGRLEQKAASLGLEEAVVFTGMIKEEEKADHYRLADGFAMPSHGEGFGIVLLEAMACGIPVLASKADGSSEALMRGKLGILVDPSVPSEVELGIRRLLSKPKGEVPEELGYFSFGNYTARLHDILDRLGKPAIPRQGRNTGRLSGSIH; this comes from the coding sequence ATGAAGCCGCTTGTGCTGCTGTCCGACGCATACGGGGGACATGGCGGCATCGCCAAGTTCAACCGGGATCTGCTGACCTCGCTCAGCTCGTATCCGGGACTGAGGGAGGCGACCGCGATTCCGCGGCTGATGCCGTTCCCGCCGGAGCCGATTCCGTCCAACCTGAGCTACGTCACGGACGGGCTCGGAGGAAAGGGGCGTTATCTGAGCGCCGTGCTGCGCTCCGTCCTTGGCCGGGCGCGGAAGAGCGATCTCATCGTATGCGGCCATATCAATCTGCTGCCGTTCGCCGTCCTGGCCAAAAAGCTGACGGGCGCCAAGCTCGCCCTTGTCATTCATGGGATCGACGCATGGGATCCCGTTACCCGCAAGGGAACAAGCTATTCGCTGCGCCAGGTCGATGCGGTCATTGCGGTGAGCAAGCTGACGCTGGATCGCTTCCAAGGCTGGGCAGGCCTGGAGAGCGTACCCTCGTTCGTGCTTCCGAACTCCTTCGAGCCGGGGCTGTTCGTGCCTGGACCGGCCCCGGAGGGGCTTCTCGGCCGATACGGACTGCAACGGTCCGATCGCATCTTGATGACGCTCGGGCGGCTCGCAGGCGAGCAGCGCCGCAAGGGCTTCGACGAAGTGCTTGAGGCGATGCCTTCCCTGCTGCGCGACGAGCCCTCGCTGAAATATCTCATCGTGGGAGACGGCGCCGACCGCGGCCGGCTGGAGCAGAAGGCGGCCAGCCTCGGCCTGGAGGAAGCCGTCGTGTTCACAGGCATGATCAAGGAGGAAGAAAAGGCGGATCACTACCGCCTGGCCGACGGCTTTGCAATGCCAAGCCACGGCGAAGGCTTCGGCATCGTGCTGCTGGAGGCGATGGCCTGCGGCATTCCCGTGCTGGCGAGCAAGGCCGACGGCAGCAGCGAGGCGCTCATGCGGGGCAAGCTGGGCATCCTGGTGGATCCTTCGGTTCCATCCGAAGTGGAGCTGGGCATCCGGCGGCTGCTGAGCAAGCCAAAGGGCGAGGTTCCGGAGGAGCTCGGTTACTTCTCGTTCGGCAATTACACCGCCCGGCTCCACGATATCCTGGACCGGCTGGGCAAGCCTGCGATTCCACGCCAAGGCCGGAATACGGGAAGGCTGTCGGGCTCCATTCATTGA
- the gmd gene encoding GDP-mannose 4,6-dehydratase: MKRALITGVTGQDGSYLAEFLLSKGYKVYGMRRRTSTPNYENVERIKNSITWLSGDLTDLASLIEAVRASDPDEVYNLAAQSFVAASWPQPLATAHLTAIAVTNMLEAVRIVKPSARFYQASSSEMFGKVVETPQKETTPFYPRSPYGVAKVYGHWITVNYRESFGMFACSGILFNHESPRRGVEFVTRKVSDGVARIKLGLAAELRMGNLDSLRDWGFAGDYVKAMWLMLQQDEPDDFVISTGEMHSVRELLEVAFSHVGLDYRDYVVIDPEFERPAEVDLLLGDCTKAKEKLGWELEVGFKQLITMMVDEDLKRVGLENAYLHAMSVNA, encoded by the coding sequence ATGAAGAGAGCGCTAATTACAGGAGTAACCGGTCAAGACGGATCGTACCTGGCGGAGTTCCTGCTGTCCAAGGGCTACAAGGTGTACGGCATGCGCCGCCGCACGAGCACGCCCAATTACGAGAACGTGGAGCGGATCAAGAACAGCATCACGTGGCTGTCGGGCGACTTGACGGATCTGGCTTCGCTGATCGAAGCGGTGCGGGCTTCCGATCCCGACGAGGTGTACAACCTGGCGGCGCAATCGTTCGTGGCCGCATCGTGGCCGCAGCCCCTTGCGACGGCCCATCTGACCGCGATCGCTGTGACGAACATGCTGGAGGCGGTCCGCATCGTGAAGCCGTCGGCCCGGTTCTACCAGGCGTCCAGCAGCGAGATGTTCGGGAAGGTCGTCGAGACGCCGCAGAAGGAGACGACGCCGTTCTATCCGCGCAGCCCATATGGGGTGGCCAAGGTGTACGGCCACTGGATCACCGTGAACTACCGCGAAAGCTTCGGCATGTTCGCCTGCTCCGGGATTCTCTTCAACCACGAGTCGCCGCGCCGCGGCGTGGAGTTCGTCACCCGCAAAGTGTCGGACGGCGTTGCCCGCATCAAGCTGGGCCTGGCGGCCGAGCTGCGGATGGGCAACCTGGATTCGCTCCGCGACTGGGGCTTTGCCGGCGACTACGTCAAGGCGATGTGGCTGATGCTGCAGCAGGACGAGCCGGATGATTTCGTCATCTCTACCGGCGAGATGCACTCGGTGCGGGAGCTGCTGGAAGTCGCCTTCTCCCATGTCGGCCTGGACTACCGGGACTATGTCGTCATCGATCCCGAATTCGAGCGTCCGGCAGAAGTCGACCTGCTGCTCGGCGACTGCACGAAGGCGAAGGAGAAGCTCGGCTGGGAGCTGGAGGTCGGCTTCAAGCAGCTCATCACCATGATGGTGGATGAGGACCTCAAGCGGGTCGGCCTGGAGAACGCGTACCTTCATGCCATGAGCGTGAACGCTTAG
- a CDS encoding GDP-L-fucose synthase: protein MDKQAAIYVAGHRGLAGSAIWRALEAKGYRNLIGRTSRELDLRDPIQVEAFFGSQAIEYVFLAAAKVGGIVANNDFCGDFIRDNLMIQTNVIEASRRHGIKKLLFLGSTCIYPKLAPQPLQEDSLLRGDLEPTNEAYAIAKIAGIKMCQAYNRQYGTKFISAMPTNLYGPNDNFDLETSHVLPALLRKIHEAKETGSAEVEIWGTGTPRREFLHSDDLADACIFLMENYEGDDIVNVGVGDDISIRELAEMIASVVGFEGRLAFNSSRPDGTPRKLVDTGRINRLGWRAGTPLPEGIRKVYAAYRQAEPALG, encoded by the coding sequence ATGGACAAGCAAGCAGCGATATACGTAGCGGGCCATCGCGGCCTGGCGGGATCCGCCATCTGGCGGGCGCTGGAAGCGAAGGGCTACCGCAATCTGATCGGCCGCACGAGCCGCGAGCTCGATCTCCGCGATCCGATTCAAGTGGAAGCCTTCTTCGGCAGCCAGGCGATCGAGTATGTGTTTCTCGCCGCTGCCAAGGTCGGCGGCATCGTCGCCAACAACGATTTTTGCGGGGACTTCATCCGCGACAACCTGATGATCCAGACGAATGTCATCGAGGCTTCGCGCCGGCATGGCATCAAGAAGCTGCTGTTCCTCGGCTCGACCTGCATCTATCCGAAGCTGGCGCCTCAGCCGCTTCAGGAGGACAGCCTGCTGCGCGGCGATCTGGAGCCGACGAACGAGGCTTACGCGATCGCCAAGATCGCCGGCATCAAGATGTGCCAGGCGTACAACCGCCAGTACGGCACGAAATTCATTTCCGCGATGCCGACCAATCTGTACGGGCCGAACGACAACTTCGACCTCGAAACGTCGCATGTGCTCCCGGCCTTGCTGCGCAAAATCCATGAGGCGAAGGAGACGGGCTCTGCGGAGGTGGAGATCTGGGGAACGGGTACGCCGCGCCGGGAATTCCTCCATTCGGACGATCTCGCCGACGCCTGCATCTTCCTGATGGAGAATTACGAAGGCGACGACATCGTGAACGTCGGCGTCGGGGACGACATCAGCATCCGCGAGCTGGCGGAGATGATCGCTTCGGTCGTCGGTTTTGAAGGCCGGCTGGCATTCAATTCCTCGCGGCCGGACGGGACGCCGCGCAAGCTGGTCGACACGGGCCGCATCAACCGCCTCGGCTGGAGGGCGGGAACGCCGCTGCCGGAAGGCATCCGCAAGGTCTATGCCGCTTACCGCCAAGCGGAGCCGGCGCTGGGCTGA
- a CDS encoding sugar transferase produces the protein MAFHDRSEEAVGGGCPAQARQLAIYEQLKRSVDIGCSLAGLLLLSPVFVLIGLLIKLEDPRGTVFFYQTRVGKDGKPFRMYKFRSMVSNAEEKLKELMAQNEVQGAMFKMKNDPRVTRVGRFIRKTSIDELPQLVNVLLGNMSLVGPRPPLPREVAEYTPYDRQRLDVTPGCTGLWQVSGRSSLSFEQMVELDLRYVRERSLGMDFRILLRTVKVLAGSKDAF, from the coding sequence TTGGCATTTCACGACAGAAGCGAGGAAGCGGTCGGCGGGGGCTGTCCGGCGCAAGCGCGGCAGCTGGCGATCTACGAGCAGCTTAAGCGGTCGGTCGACATCGGCTGCTCGCTGGCCGGCCTGCTGCTGCTGAGCCCGGTATTCGTCCTGATCGGGCTGCTGATCAAACTGGAGGATCCCCGCGGCACGGTGTTCTTCTACCAGACCCGCGTCGGCAAGGACGGCAAGCCGTTCCGCATGTACAAGTTCCGCTCCATGGTATCGAATGCGGAAGAGAAGCTGAAGGAGCTGATGGCGCAGAACGAGGTGCAGGGGGCGATGTTCAAGATGAAGAACGATCCCCGCGTCACCCGCGTCGGCCGCTTCATCCGCAAGACGAGCATCGACGAGCTTCCCCAGCTGGTGAACGTGCTGCTCGGGAACATGTCCCTCGTCGGCCCAAGGCCGCCGCTGCCGCGCGAGGTGGCGGAATACACGCCGTATGACCGGCAGCGCCTGGACGTCACGCCCGGCTGCACCGGCTTGTGGCAGGTCAGCGGACGCAGCAGCCTGAGCTTCGAGCAGATGGTGGAGCTGGACCTGCGCTATGTGCGGGAACGCTCTCTCGGCATGGATTTCCGGATTCTGCTGCGGACGGTGAAGGTGCTGGCGGGCAGCAAGGACGCTTTCTAA
- a CDS encoding polysaccharide pyruvyl transferase family protein, whose product MNKLESYSMEQLKERLSLITRSIPKGSEIIYIDYPVHSNGGDILIMKGTEAFFKAYGIRVRARYSVLDFPDGLKVPPSCILVLHGGGNFGDLYTKHQLLREKIVEQYPGHRIVMLPQTIFYKSELNFGRTAAVFNRHRDLHLYVRDTLSYEMARKKFKNIKVFMSPDMAHQLYPIASSSPLAGETLFFLRNDIEKTPHQERLERSGGASSAAKDWTSLYTAAERKALVVMMKLYRLPGARGPLQRIWYRYSQFLVNKAIREFGAYGSIVTSRLHGHILACLMDKPSVLLDNSYGKNTSYYNAWTNRVPGAELSAETLAN is encoded by the coding sequence ATGAACAAGCTTGAATCCTATTCGATGGAGCAGCTGAAGGAGCGCCTCTCGCTTATTACGAGAAGCATTCCAAAAGGCTCTGAAATCATCTATATCGACTATCCCGTGCACAGCAACGGCGGGGACATCCTCATCATGAAGGGCACCGAGGCGTTCTTCAAGGCTTACGGCATCCGCGTCCGCGCCCGCTACAGCGTGCTGGACTTCCCGGACGGGCTCAAGGTTCCGCCGAGCTGCATCCTCGTGCTGCACGGAGGAGGCAACTTCGGGGATCTCTATACGAAGCATCAGCTGCTGCGGGAAAAGATCGTGGAGCAGTACCCGGGACATCGGATCGTCATGCTGCCGCAGACGATCTTCTACAAGAGCGAGCTGAACTTCGGCCGGACCGCGGCCGTGTTCAACCGGCACCGGGACCTGCATCTGTACGTGCGGGACACGCTCAGCTACGAGATGGCCCGCAAGAAGTTCAAAAACATCAAGGTGTTCATGTCCCCGGACATGGCCCACCAGCTGTATCCGATCGCCTCATCCTCGCCTCTGGCGGGCGAGACGCTGTTCTTTCTCCGGAACGACATCGAGAAGACGCCTCATCAGGAGCGGCTTGAGCGGTCGGGAGGAGCAAGCAGCGCGGCCAAAGACTGGACAAGCCTCTATACGGCGGCAGAGCGCAAGGCGCTTGTCGTCATGATGAAGCTCTATCGGCTTCCTGGAGCGCGGGGGCCGCTGCAGCGGATCTGGTACCGGTACTCCCAGTTCCTCGTGAACAAGGCGATCCGCGAATTCGGCGCCTACGGCAGCATAGTCACTTCAAGGCTGCACGGCCATATTCTCGCCTGCCTGATGGACAAGCCGAGCGTCCTGCTCGACAATTCCTACGGCAAAAATACGAGCTATTACAATGCCTGGACGAATCGGGTGCCTGGAGCCGAGCTGTCGGCGGAAACCCTGGCCAACTAG
- a CDS encoding oligosaccharide flippase family protein: MSAGIAEEASVPNGRLAKALRQLRGNGMAATIARTSGTNMLIMLLGTLTSILTARMFGVTGKGELAAILFWPAFLAGLTGFGLPTALIYQVKRGASMAGSLAVSLAVLLPASLLTGAVAWIGLPHWMDGYSPEAVASARLYTVIAVPMALAVNLIAAAAQSAGRFQVYNGIRLYVPLLNLAGLAVLWAAGRLTVPSAVIVYLVTTAAVIALAAMGMRREFAAMSWRQAWNRKVAAPLLSYGSRVFGTDLLGTLYGQFDKLIILSLLTPRDFGLYSVVYALSRMFNVVQTAITSVVFPKVTGEGREAVISTVSRAFRLSMLLMLAAVVPAMLIGSRLIGLVFGPVFLEASGTFYLLSIECIIGGGSWILASAFNAMGRPGMVLIRQIIALAATVALFFVLTPLMGLEGLALALLCGALIRMAVSIASMRLLFGVPLRRILYDREDFRFLLNRIQSRRMAAAAAGGGTRKA, translated from the coding sequence GTGAGCGCGGGCATCGCCGAGGAGGCTTCCGTCCCGAACGGAAGGCTGGCCAAGGCGCTGCGCCAGCTGAGAGGCAACGGAATGGCGGCGACGATCGCCAGGACGAGCGGCACGAACATGCTGATCATGCTGCTCGGCACGCTGACCTCGATCCTGACCGCCCGGATGTTCGGGGTGACGGGGAAAGGGGAGCTGGCCGCCATCCTGTTCTGGCCCGCCTTTCTGGCGGGACTGACCGGTTTCGGCTTGCCGACGGCGCTGATCTATCAGGTCAAGCGGGGCGCATCGATGGCGGGCAGCCTGGCGGTCAGCCTGGCGGTGCTCCTGCCGGCGAGCCTCCTTACCGGAGCGGTCGCCTGGATCGGCCTTCCCCATTGGATGGACGGATACAGTCCGGAAGCAGTCGCTTCCGCCAGGCTGTACACGGTGATCGCCGTGCCGATGGCGCTGGCCGTCAATCTGATCGCCGCCGCGGCGCAAAGCGCGGGCCGCTTCCAGGTGTACAACGGCATTCGGCTGTATGTGCCGCTGCTCAATCTGGCCGGGCTGGCCGTCCTGTGGGCGGCAGGCAGGCTGACGGTGCCTTCGGCCGTCATCGTCTATCTCGTCACGACGGCGGCCGTCATCGCGCTGGCTGCGATGGGCATGCGCCGCGAATTCGCCGCGATGAGCTGGAGACAGGCGTGGAACCGGAAAGTCGCCGCTCCGCTGCTGTCGTACGGCAGCCGGGTGTTCGGCACGGACCTGCTCGGCACGCTGTACGGCCAATTCGACAAGCTCATCATCCTCTCGCTGCTCACGCCCCGGGATTTCGGGCTGTACTCGGTCGTATACGCCCTCTCCCGGATGTTCAACGTCGTGCAGACGGCGATTACGAGCGTTGTGTTTCCCAAAGTAACGGGCGAGGGCCGGGAAGCGGTCATCTCCACCGTCAGCCGGGCGTTCCGGCTGTCGATGCTGCTGATGCTGGCAGCAGTCGTGCCCGCGATGCTGATCGGAAGCAGGCTGATCGGGCTTGTATTCGGCCCTGTATTCCTGGAAGCGAGCGGAACGTTCTATCTGCTGTCGATCGAATGCATCATCGGCGGGGGATCGTGGATTCTCGCCTCGGCTTTCAATGCGATGGGGCGTCCCGGGATGGTGCTGATCCGCCAGATCATCGCTCTTGCGGCAACGGTGGCGCTGTTCTTCGTCCTGACGCCGCTGATGGGGCTTGAGGGACTTGCGCTGGCGCTGCTCTGCGGAGCGCTGATCCGCATGGCGGTGTCCATCGCCTCGATGCGGCTGCTGTTCGGCGTTCCTCTGCGCCGCATCCTGTACGACCGCGAGGACTTCCGGTTCCTCCTGAACCGGATCCAGTCAAGAAGAATGGCGGCTGCGGCCGCCGGAGGAGGAACGAGAAAGGCATGA